The stretch of DNA AGCGTGGAGGCCTCCAAtccaaccccctcctcaagcaggaggccctagaGTCTTCCAGACCGGGGGGGGCTTGTGTCTCTTCTGGGaagcctccagcgatggagcCCCCAGACCTTCGGAGGCAAATTGTCCCCACTGCTGGGACCCGTCCCCTCTGTCCCAGGTGGCCCCAGGTGCCCCCCTCCTCCGTGCTGTGTCCCTGCCCCCTGGTGCTTTGGGGGGCGGAATCCCTGGGCTGgatagagagggggggaggggggccggGGGAACAGAAGGAGGGGATCCCAGGGGGAGCTGTGGGGCAAGTGGGCCAAGGAAAAGGCCTGTGGGCAGCGAGGCTGCTGCCGAATCCCCAGcgcagaggggggagggggcgcagagggggggggagagctcCCCTCCCTCAACTCCCGCTTCCCAGGGGAACTGTTGACGGGTGGGCCCTCTGCAGGGGTCTCGGCACTGGGCAGCCTCCTGGAGCTGGTCCAAATGGGGGGGTTAGAGACAGCAGAGGGAAATGAAGGGGAGGGGGCCgcaaggaaaaaaggggggggggagattttggAGAAGAGTTTGCAGATTCATTGTTTTAATATCACCCCATTCATTATCTGGACCTTAGACTCAGCTGTGGGATAAGAGCAGCTACTGTCTTAATAGCCGCAGAAGGAAAGCAGAAAGTAGGACACCAGGTGATCCCTCCTTTACTCCACATCATGGAAGAAGCCATTTTGTGAGCGGGGGAGGCCGGAGGGCACTAAGGCGACTCTGGGTTTTGTCTTCCCTCCAGTGACCCACCGCCTCACGCTGGGAGCACTGGCCCTCTGCCTCTTCCTTCTGGTCACCAACATCACCCTTGGCGTCCAGTGTGAGTAGCCGCTGCTTCGTGCTCCAGCGTCCACCCTGACAGTCTCCGGGGAACAAGGGGGGGAGGGGCAGCTCCCCCAGACTCTTGGGGAAGAGAAACAGGGGCTTCTGGAGCTTCCATGAGTGGCTCCCTCTGCCCTCCAGGCCACGCCACGGGTCCTTTGGGAGGCTGTGGGGCGGCCTCTGTCTGTGCAGCGCTCTTGCTCTGCCCTCCCCCCAGCTCCTGCTCACGGCCACGGGGAACAGGGCACCCCCAGGAGAACTCTCCCACCTGGCAGCCCAGAGCCCTGGAGAAAGGGACCTTCATGGCGGCTGCTTTCTCTCCAGACTTGCGGGCCTCCCGACAGCTCCAGCAGGCGTCTCGTGACCACACGGCCCAGAGCCGCATCCTGGGAGAGAGGAGCCACCACCTGCAAGCCCACCTGCACCTGACGAAGGAGGAGCTCAACTCCACCACGGAGGCCCTTTGGCAGAGCCGGGCGGGCGAGAACCAGACCCGGCAGCAGCTGCAGCACCAGGAGCACCTGCTGGGAGAGGCCAACAGCAGCCTGGTTCTCCTGCAGAGGGAACGGGCGCACCTGGAGGACAGCCTCAGCCGGGCCTCCTCCTGCCGGCAGATCGGTGGGTCCTCCTGGGCTCCTTCGGGACTCCCCTCTTCTCATGGGGGTGTGGGGGGGGCTTCCCTGAGCGGGAGGCGGCTCCCATTGGGCAAATGCCAtctatgggggtgggtgggttatttagttatttattttattttatttatttatttattttgtccaatacacaatgagagttttagtgggtatatatatacacatagtaaaatacatgatgaaggttgtagaggatactcatagtaaaatatatctaagaaagaacagaagaagagacaggggaatagaagaaaggcataggagatataggagagcaacaggacaggggaggGGAGGCACTCGAGGGCACTTTCCCTTCTCCACATTTGCCAACCTCTTGGAATGAGctgcccccccacccacccccgagtTCTGAGCCTGGCGCCCTGGAgcgcctcccccccttcccccccaaagTATCGGTTCCTCTGGCCGGGCGAAGGGGAAGCGGAGCGAGACCAGCTTCCCCCCTGAGGCCCTTGCAAACGCCtccgcaggggaatccctgctTGCACAcaccccgtcccccccccccccgggcgaTGTGCGGCTGCTCCGGTGGCAGCTCAGAGCGGCGGGGTTTTcctgccccctccccctttgGCTGCCGGCGGCCCTGGGCGGAGAGTCCCGGCAGCTCCCCCTCCCCGCTTCCCCTCTAGGCTGCTGCCCCCCAGGATGGACGCTGTTCCGCTGGAAGTGCCTGTGGGCGTCGAGCGAGCGGATGGTGTGGTGGTGGAGCAAGATGGACTGCGAGGAGAGGTCCTCCCGCCTGCTGGTCATCCCGAAGCCCTGGTCGCCGCGAGAGTTCTGGGAGGCGGTGGGGGAAGCCTTGACCCAGGTGAGGAGAGGCagagcgggtgtgtgtgtgtgtgtgtgtgtgtgcagggcggttgtgttatttatttacttatttatttaattagatttgtatgccgcccctctccgaagacacggggcggctcacaacagtaataaaaacaatataaacaatggaacaaatctaataataaaaattcccTGCATAAGATTCGGCTCCGTTAGCacaggcgcccccccccccacgcccccaGTCTCAACGGAGCAGCAGCGACCAAAGGGTCAGAATGGTCCAACATCTGGTAATTGCAAATCCCAGCCAAGGAACCCTCTGCCTCAAGACCAGAACACCAAGTTCAATCTGGGCAGAAAGGAACCTCctagactagagcagtgtttcccaaccttttttgagccgcggcacattattcatattttcaaaatcctggggaacattgaaaggggggggcggcgggggcaggctaaagaaaagtttggacaaaaaaaccctccctcttcctccctttccctctatttctccctctttctctcttttccttccttcccttctttctctctctccatccctctttgtttcttcctctcttttttgctctctttctctttccctccttcccttcctctatgtctttctctctcccttgctctctctctttcttgctatctctttcttgcttttttctctttcttgctctctctctctctttcactgtctcttgctatatgtctctttctttctctttgcctctcttgctatctctttctttctctctctttctctctctctgtctctgttgctatgtctctctttctctttctctctctctctgcctctcttgctaagtctctctttctttttctctctctctgcctctcttgctatgtctctctttctctatctctctttctctgcctctcttgctgtctctctttctcgctctgtctctctttctctgcctctcttgctatgtctctctttctctctctgcctctcttatatgtctctctttctttctctctctctctcagctgactgcaagcgggagccctgacggcggcggctggacgtgctgctggacaccagcagcacgtccaaccgccaccatcagggctcccgcttgcagtcagctgagagagagagagagctccctctcgccgccgcctggagctccctctcgccgccgccatctctccacgactgcctgcggccgctacagccaccaccaccaccccgctcccaccgccagtgccctcccgccgggccacaaaggacacttgccgccgacgccagggaagctccagctgggcggggcgctgccagtgcctccgatctggggctcccactcgcagctgtcccccggctcctgcctgatgccgcggtttctggcgctctcctgctgggccccaaagaaggaaggcggaaaAAGGCGCggagaatgaagctctccttcttcctgccttccttctttggggcccagcaggagagcgccgaaaaccatggcatcgagcaggagccgggggacagctgtgagcgggagctccgcccagctggagcttccctaggagcttcgcggcacacctgaccgtgtctcgcggcacactagtgtgctgcggcacaccggttgggaaacgctgtcctaAACAACCATCCCTCTGCCAAGGACCTTGGAGTGCTCAACACAAATGACCCAAGTGCCAGAATTCACTGTAGCAGCATGGCCAAAAAGGCAGGAAGctctggtaatattgaactgcagaccagggcatacaaaacttttgctagaccaattttgaatacagctcatccagtaatgggcagccaaaaattttactgccacattgtgggtgtggcttattttttgggtgtggcttgatggccatgtgactgggtaggagtggcttgccagctatgtgaccaggtgggagtggcttgaacaatcattgttcaagtgaactgttaagtcctcgacttacaacctcaccattgtcgctcgctggggtgacaatttgctttgcgtttcccgcgctctccttcctgggtgccccccccacctcaggctgggtagccggGCAAACGGGTGCCGAtcaactgttgagaaaagaggggggaggaaatggcccccctccAACTCCtaccggtgctggtctccctgccgcattccgaggaggatggggggatggtcagctggagatgggacacagcttcatttccactggtggaactgccttccaccccgtcctgcctgttgcccacccctgagcccatctgtctggaatccacagcACATTTCGGACATTAGTACAATCAAaggagtccagagatatttcacgagtcCTCCTTTCCAGAacaccttatgccaccaggcttgaaatgttGGCCTTAAACAACTTAGAACTTCACCATCTTCATTCCAACCTAagcgtagtacataaaattatctgctagtTGTCCTACCTGtcgatgaatacttcagcttcaaccacaacacaacacGTGacaacacaatagatacaaacacaatgtaaaccactccaaacttgattgcagtgCCTGGAATGCCCCCCCTGACTCTGTGGTCTCTTCCAACCCCCACCAAACTTTAACCCTAGTCTGCTGTtggcctcaccccattcctaagaggtctttaaggggcggGCATAGACGGCCCagtgtgcctaccctccctgtcctaagATTCCCTTTTATTCAGATCAATTCATATATTCATAATCATACCTATATCTGTTATCCAATACATGCTTGAGAAATGAACAGACAAACTTGCTTAGAATGTATGAGCTGAGTTTTGCCTCTTCAAACCTGTCTGTCAAGTTCTGTCTGGATCCTGAGCCTCTTCTAgggcggtgatggcgaacctagggcacaggggccacaggtggcacgcggagccatacctgctgacacgtgagccgttgccctagctcagctccagtgtgcatgtgtgtgccagccagctggtttgtagctcgcacagaggcttccatatttggcctccagggggcctccagggggctgggCGGAGGGCGAAATacgaggcccaccagaagttgggaaacaagccatttccagcctccagagggcctgggggggCTTGGAGGAAGCTgtctttgccctccccgggcattgaattatgggtgtgggcactcgcgcatgcatgatagtacgtctgcacactcttttggcacccgagggaaaaaggttcaccatcactggcctgaggtgttagctattcctgccagctgaATTCATCGGTAAATTTGGTAAGTTCCCGTTCTATTCAGAAGGGGGATTTACCCCTACTAAGATACTGGGCCTAAGACGGAACCTTGGGGTCCCCACTGCTTACCCCCCTCCATTTGGACGTAGGCACCTTAAGGACTACTCATTGAGTACGGTAGCCAGCCAGTTGCAAATCCATCTGCTGCTAATGCTGCCTATCCCACATTTTCCTAGCTTACCACGAAGTAGGtggtggtctactttgtcaaatgccttcctGAAGTCTAACTATACTACGTGCATAGGATTTCACTAGACTGCTAATTTAGTCACTagatcaaagaatgaaataagtttGTTTTGCCATGGTCCTTTTTTAAGAAACCCATACTGACTGCTAGTTATCACTATATTCGTTTCCAGAGATTGGAATCCTGGGAGTTAGAGAGTTTCTGGGTCGGACTTCGGAAAGAAAAGGGAACCTGGAACTGGCTGGATGGTTCCCACTACGAAGGGTGAGTGAGGCTGAAGGGCCTGGTGCAGGGGTGGCCACCAATTCCAGCCCTACCGGAACGGGCCGGGAGCCTGACCTCGTGCTCGCGGGCGATTCAGCTTCTGCATGTGGGCAGAAGTCGAACCTCCTGCGAGCGAGCGCGTGAGATTTCCGGGGGTGTTTcgattctgcgcatgcacagaagcaaaaggaaCCCG from Erythrolamprus reginae isolate rEryReg1 unplaced genomic scaffold, rEryReg1.hap1 scaffold_130, whole genome shotgun sequence encodes:
- the LOC139155912 gene encoding B-cell differentiation antigen CD72-like, with protein sequence THRLTLGALALCLFLLVTNITLGVQYLRASRQLQQASRDHTAQSRILGERSHHLQAHLHLTKEELNSTTEALWQSRAGENQTRQQLQHQEHLLGEANSSLVLLQRERAHLEDSLSRASSCRQIGCCPPGWTLFRWKCLWASSERMVWWWSKMDCEERSSRLLVIPKPWSPREFWEAVGEALTQRLESWELESFWVGLRKEKGTWNWLDGSHYEG